The genomic interval GTGTTTCCTCATTAATGCAAACAGTCTGAAAAGGGAACCAATGCAACAGCACATACAAGTCATTCAATTCTATGGAACTGTTACACTTTTTTTTGTGTGCGTGTTTAGCAGATGAATTTGACATCTGAATATCCTGACGTTTTATTACTGACGTTAGTTGGTCCTGCCACACTAGGGTATTTTCATATAATCATTAAATGGCAGATTTAGATATTATGCTTCTCATACACACAATATGGGAAAGCTTGCTATTTCACAAATGGCATATATTGAGTGATGCTAATTAGCAGATCTATTCTGAACAATTGGGACAGCCGTTCCTGGGGACCTCCACCTATTGAACACGTATCGGTTTTATGTTGCGTTTCCATACAGAATCCAAACTGCAGCATGTAACCTCTTGCTGTTCCCGTGGGACACTTACTGATTACAGatgagtatctctggaagcaagagGTCCTCGGAGCCGAGATTAAtgccgttcagctccggagacccatgcTTCTAACCTACTTTAAAAAGAATAGTCTTGCCACGTAGTTACATTAATTTCTGGGTAAGGCCTAGTTTGCCCTTTTTGTATGTATGTGCCCTTGTAAGTTGACACAAAATATTTACCAAGTTGCAGCATATTTGTATAATTTGGGATTTGTAAAGGCCTAGATCAGTGTTTCCTTTTTTTTAAGGAAGACTATGATATTGTACAgaccgaccctctctaatagcacgtatCAGATCAGAGGCATTATAAgtgaccccaaccctctctaatagcgcggagATCAGATaccttgtaaggaaccccgaccctctctaatagcacgcctgagatcagatgcattataaggaaccccaaccctctctaatagcgcgtctgagatcagaggcattataagtgaccccaaccctctctaatagcgcggagATCAGATaccttgtaaggaaccccgaccctctctaatagcacgcctgagatcagatgcattgtaaggaaccccaaccctctctaatagcacgtctgagatcagatgcattggaaaTGCTAATATCtggttaaaaaaagaaatgtaatggCTTGAACATTGCAGGGAACCTTTTTAGAGATGTTTAGGCAACCTAAGGGCtactaggaacccctgttgaaaaccactggtgtaGAGGTTGTTTCTGTACAAACTACTGCAGACAAGCATGTCCATGTTCCAGTACATTACATTTATTCCTCCTTTAATTGTGGGCGAGTAACCCTGCCCCCTGCATAAGTCACTTGCGGTTTCGCACTAACGTGTGGCGATTACGACTACCTGGATACTCACGTACCCACACTCCTGCAGAGCATGAAGCCGGAGTCCTTGTGGGAACACTTGGTTTATTTATAATCTGGTTTTTCAAGAGGCAAAGAAATTGAATTCCCAGTCCTGGTTTTAATGAGCATCTTCGAGGATCAGCTGTAATCTGTTCATGATTGTTAACCAATATTGTTGGCGAACGGCTCATCCACATGAGAAAATGATTGTCTGCTTCCATGTTATCTTGGCTGCACAGTGCAGGGTTACAGCTCAGTCTTTTCAATTATGGCATCTTgtaaacatttttacattttattgccattagtataattttttttttttaaatgccacttaaaactcaGAGTGCTCATTCAGTGCCACAGTAACATCCTCTGCAGCTGCGGCACATACTAGATAAGAGTTCTGAATAGCTGTGGTTAAACCGTTCCTTTTTAagtgcagcttcagcacagactgatCAGCGTGACCCCCAGGAAGCAGATTCTTAGCTGACGTCCATGGCGTCTGCGCTGCACAGTGTCACGGCGTCCTTCTGGATGCTCTCAAACAGCGAGGACAGCTCTGGGTTGGCTCTGATCTGGGACAGGAACTCCGACATCCCCTGGCTCTTCTCGACCTCCGGGATAACGAGCAGGGCTGCGATGGCTCTCATGGCTGAGCGTTTCAACTCGTCCTGCTTCTCAAACTCCTGTTTCACAGACCCGGCTTTCACCTAAAGAACACACGTTTCTGAAAGTTTATTCTGCAAATGTGTGTAGGCCTTTTTAGTTCCCTTTAAGAGCAAGCTCTTAGACATGGAGTTACCCCATAAACCTGGTTATTTCTCATTGTGTTAGATCAAATATTCCAGAAAAGTTCTAtaaaacacactttttttttcttaaatgtgTTATTCCTTGTATAACCTGCTAAACACGTGTTTTAATTTGGTCCTAAGTCACTGATTATTTTGAAAGGTCACAACTTGAaactacaggtagtcctcgttatccaacgtttcactttacaacgaatggcatatccaacgctttacaatgcaaccctaagggatgTTTtttgacgcctgaatgcgttatccgacgctcaccgccactgattaacatggggctCGCTTTACAACGgcttcactatccaacgctgttggataaccgaggaacGCCTGTGCAGGAATACCGCGATATACAATATAGAACAGTTGTCCATAAAGCGAACCTATTTTCCCATTGACCGCCATTATATAACTGGAGATGTGTTCCTTTGGAAAACATTAGGTGAAGAGATTTGAGGTCACAAGCCACCTAATAAGAACTTTCATGCTGGTTCAGTAGAGGGTATAACTACCTACTAACCAGGTCATTTCTTCCGATTCAAGTTACAGTCTCAGAATCTGCCGCTAATCCCGCGTGTGTGGGATAACCGCGCAGTACGTTACCTTGGGATAACCGCGCAGTACGTTACCTTGGGATAACCGCGCAGTACGTTACCTTGGTGGTGCAGGTGGCACGGAGAGGTTCAATCAACTGGTCTAGCCGCTGGAGCACGGTGCTGGGGCACAGGGCGGACAGGCGAGTGAGGATGATGAAGGTGAGCATCTGCATGGTAGGagggagcaggaacacagcgctgaTATACATCCAAGGAGTTCATCAAAAGTATCAAATTGCAGAAGGTCTAATTAAACAGTTCAtgtagcaggtttttttttttttttaacccctcgGGTGCCAGGGGGCCTGCAACACTTTAAAAAGCAACAACTGTAGAAACTGCTAAATCCCAGTGTTGCTGGACCCCTGGCTGCGACGTGGGACTTTCCCTCCAGTAATAACCCCACCGCCCCACGCTGCATCCCCGCTATACATACCCTGAAGCGCAGACGCTACCTTTTAACTCTCTTACCCTGATGTCGTAATGATCCTTTAGACCGTCCTCCACGTGGTTTAAATACTCGTAGATATCCAGCTGGTCCAGGCAGCTCTCCAGCAGTGTGTACATACACTCGAAGGCCGCCTTCCGCACGTCCAAACCGTCGTCCACAGTGTGCTTAAAGGGGCCCATCTCCACCTGTGAGAATGAGAGGACAGACACACGCAAAAGCAAATGTGTTTGCTCATGTGCGAGCCCATGTAAAAGGTGTGTGCATAACGATGCAtggatatttgtgtgtgtgtgtgcgtgtgcgtgtcgaTGCAtaattgtcatgggagagggggtttggccagggattaaaggggttacaccccatttggccaccccctactctcacctgggaagcaaggggttaactgaactgtggtccagtaatgtgtttttaccttgcttcagcatcctaatgtatattcccctgtaaaaatgtattgtttctgttccagtgtttgcaccaacacatacactggggttgatgcgggaggcttaaggggttaatgagctacagttttaggaaaatacaaatatgtgtggtgtcttttcagaaatatctgggcttcaaaaggcttgattgaagttgggtgtgaaaagtacagagggggtttgttgtatgttaatacctaattggcagGCCAAGGGtgtattgctggtagagacagctaggacccaggtctggagcattgggtgtgaaatatagcacctgtgacaaatgttctctacacaggaggcccagcttcaaaggatttcttgacaaggggttttatgggggcCATGGGTGCGGTTacagaaggagatatcagaatgagtgaccttattaattataagaatattatgagatgtcctcggctgaacgtgctaaaagctacatgtgtgtattcgtgggaccgattcgcacataatgattacagacacatgatgtctagcaggtactaagagacagatattaatatctctcttaattttagtattacactgtaatatttagtctcattgggagcgtcatgcgtgccggaatgtattaatatgtctcgcgtcccagtaagtattactgaactgaagttatgaagttatttagataggaaaagccgtttttaaacgtcctggggtgggaggagttttactctggggtaagactgtcaacctcaccactgatttatgactggaattgcttataaaccagtgtcagtcctatACTCAGTTGTCTTGTGTGCTTTTCGTGATGACTACATCTGAACATGTATTATGGAagaaattgccaatcctgtatcctgatggctttcttgtccaaaccctttaagtaagtgtatattttgcctgttatttgtatatttcgtgtgttcacctttttcaaggaataagttatattttatcataactcagccgtgttcagttcaacccaggtattttggtgtataatataggcctctcacaagttcccgtgacaataataataatagttttgttcttgtatagtgctaaTACTGttcacagcgctgtacatagttTTTCCAGGCACAAGTCCcagccctgtagagcttacaaatCTATTTTTATctccctgaggcacagggagataaagtgacttacccaacgtcacaagaagctgacgccaggaattgaaccaggttccaatGCTTCAGCAAATTCAGcatcgttactcactgagccactgagctatgtgtatcagtgtgcatgtgtttgtgtaaagATGCACGTgtacacatatgtatgtatatgtatcgcGTGTGCTTAACTGTATGTAAATAGTAAAGTTTTTAGTGTCCATCACTAGGATTACTGAAGTTTATATTTCTCACCTCTCGGACAAGCTCCCGCCTGACTCTGGTCTCATTGTACAGAGGGGGCAGGACGCTGCCCAGCAAGTCCCTGACCAGCGACGGCTTGTTGTGAGCTGCAGAGTTAAACATCACCAGTGCCACGCGGCGCACGTTGGGGTCCGAGTCTTGGAGGGTCTTCAAGAATTCACCTGTTCACAGAAGAGGGAAGAAAGCAAACCTGACactcgctgacacacacacaccaaatagCAGCACTAACTGGTCAATAAAGTTACACCAAGCCCGCTAAGAAGGAGCTTGCTAGACTGGACCATAGAAAGAACCAAAGAGGAAGAATATTGTTTTCTTGCAGAACATTGCCAAAATACCCAGTGTAACCTGGGCTCTGCTAGGAACCTCCCTCTGGCCACGACCTGCTCCAGATGCTGGGCTGACATTGTGCCAATTGTCCCTGCAATCTTTATATAACCCGCAAAAGTCTGTGGAGCTGGTTCAGGATCCCCCTGCTCCCTCTGAGGTTGTCCCAAAGGGTCAGTGTTTAGGATGCGGACACCCAGGATACGCCAGAATCAGAGCCGCACACGTCTTATTTCCAGAAATCTTTCCGGCGTTTGCAAGAGACGCCTGCCATGAATTAGAGAGCCGCACAGATGCCAGAACCAGTGAGGGAACTTGTGGGCCCCACTGGTGGATCTCACCCGGCatgaccctctccctccctgcttaCCTATGCATCCTTGGAGCAGGGAGTCGATGGGCGCAGGTTGGTCAGAGATGGTGAATTTAATGGCAGTGACCACAGTGCTGCGTGTGTGAGGAGAACCTGTGAATCGCAGGCGTGCAAAGCGTGAGACGTAGAACATCGAGCAGCATCCCAGCCATGTACTTTTAACAAGAGCTACACCCCCAATTAAGAAAAAAACTGGAATTTGAATGTTTTTATGTCAGGGAACAGCTATGTGTTTTTAATAGGTCTGGAAAGGTCTAAATATCAGTACAATAATCAAGGTAAAACTTCCCAAGTAAAGGACGTGGTTTCCCTGTGTGTTGTGCTATATTCAGTGTTCTGCATCTCTGCGATGTCTGGACGTGACCTCCTGTtaccgggaggggggggttaaagggtgtgattttaatataaaatgttcatttCAGACTGAATTTCTCCAGTGAGTTATCCCCAGTAATAAAAGTTTATATCTGCTGCTAGATCATTTCCTTCCCTTGTAActtcctttccctccccggctCTCCCTGCCTTACCTGAGCTGAGTTGCTTGCACAGCCTGGGTAACAGCTGTGCAGGGCTCACCAGCGTCAGCTTGCCCAGGCACTCTGCCACCACATTCCTAGTGCCCTCTTCTGCACCCTGGCAGTGCTGGAGCAGCAGGCTCCACACGTCTTCCTGGTACGGCTTCAGCTCCTCGCTGGGCAGGGAGCTTAGCGCCTCCTTGAGGGAGTGCAGCAGGAGGTACTGCCTCCGAGGCTGAGCCCCGATCTCCTGCAGCAGGAAGGGCAAGAAGTCTGCGGGGCTCCCCACGCTGGCATTCCCCAGAGCATAGGAGGCCGCAGACTTCACCTCCTCGCTCGGGGACACAAACGCCTCCAGGATGACACTTTTCAGCTCCCGTTGCTGCCCGCCCAGGCTCTTCTCTCGCCCGATCTCTGCCAGCGCCAGGAAGGCCAGCACTTTCACGGGGTCCCCCACGCGGGGGCTCTTGGCATCCTGGATGAACTGGGTGACGGAAGCTGCCGACTCCTTGGGGCACGCGCCTGCCAGGGCCGCCACACATTTGGCCACAGAGTGGAAGGCCTGTTTGTGGGGAGTGGCCCCTGGCCCGGAAGAGTGCACAGGCCCTGTCAGCTGTTTGAGGAGCTCCGCATAGCCCAGGTGAGGAGTGCGGCTTAGCACCAGTACTCGGAAGAAGGACTGGATGGAGGAGAGGGCACCGCCCTGCAGTAGTGGGGAGTGTACCAGCTGGAAGAGCTGGGGGAGGACACGGGGACCCAGCTTGGGGAGGGATGCCGGGTGAGCAGTCACCAGTATAGTGAGGAAGTCCACGGTGACCTGAGCCACATGCATGTCTGACTCGGCCAACAGGGGAGGCAGCTCCCCTAGTAGCGGATCCACCATGGGAGGCTTGAGGCAGTCACTGTAATTCCTCACCAGCACCCCCAGGGCGGCGACAGTCCCCAGCCTCAGGGCCCGCTGGCTCTTGCGCAGGAAGGAGGCCAGGACAGGCAGAGCCTCCTTCAGGAGAGGGCGCAGGTCGATCCTCAGCGGAGACCCTGCAATAAGTGTGAGAGCTTTCACCGCCGTGAGCCGTGTGATCTCGTTGCGCAGCCGTTCCAGGAAGAGGCACAGGGTGGGCTGTAGGTCTCCTCCTAGCTGGTCCCCATGGTGGCAGATGAGGTGACCCATGCAGGACAGCGCCCGCTCCTTTACCTCCTGGTCTATGTCCGCTGCCTGCAGCCTCTTCAACGTAGCGTTGAACAGCTCCCTCACGTAGGGCGAGGTGGGAGAGGCCAGCGGCTGGTCCAGAGGTCGGATTACCCTGACCAGCTGCTGGGCCACGAGCAGGGCCTCAGAGGTGATCTTGTAGAAAGGGTCAGCGATGCAGGTGACCACGGGGGGCAGGATGGCGGAGAGGTGCGGCTGGAAGCACTCCGGGGGGTGACTGCTGAGCAGGACATGCAGGAAACTCATGGTATCCAGGCGCATGTTGGAGCTGCTGGACTTATCAGTGAGGGAGAAAAGGAGCCCTGTGAGCAGAGAGAGGACAggcacacagggggttacatatcCTAGTCTCCTGGCTGCCAAACTGCCCTCCTGTGGGAAAGAACAACACTAGATTTATCAAAAGAAAAACtttgttttctttgataaatcttggCCTGTTTTATAGCACTAGTTTtaaccctttctctctccccctcccccccatccccccatccccccaaccTCCCAGGTTCCTGAGCAGAGGTCGCACCTGGAACCAGAGCTGGGATGTGCTGGGACAGGCAGCCTGGCAGTGCGATGGTTAACTCTGTGAGCACAGCGAAGCAGCCCTGGCGGGACTTGACGCTCTTATCTCTGAAGAGTCTGTGCAGAGACTTCACAACGGAGGGGACCTGCAGGAGCAGCGATACAGAATGACAGGAGGCTGGGAAAGGGTTAAACATGACTGGCTACACAGAACACAAAGTGATTTAtgtatataattataaatataggATGAGCAGCCAATTACATTCAACATAGCTTGCACTCTATGGACTTTTgtcttttttaacctcatctaacTATAGTGATACATTACGAgtgcactatacacacacacacacacacacacacacacacacacacacacacacacacacacacacacacacacacacacacacacacacacacacacactcaaattcaATAGGGGGCAGACGTCTTGGGTTAGTGATTTCATTGTCACAGCGAGTATCAGTGTAAATCATTACACCACAGCTTTGCATCTCCTGGTATTACACAGCAGCACAGGGGAAAGAGCAGAGCACATAGAGATTTGGAGGCTGCACTGTGTTGAGATTCCTCACTAGAGTCTTACCTGACTGCAGCACAGAGCAAAGCATTTATTCTCACTTGACTGCAGCACACAGAGCGTCTCCTCTCACCTGGCTCTGCAGCACACTGAGTATCTCCTCTCACCTGGCTCTGCAGCACACTGAGCAGAGCCTCTCCTCTCACCTGGCTCTGCAGCACACTGAGCAGAGCGTCTCCTCTCACCTGGCTCTGCAGCACACTGAGCAGAGCGTCTCCTCTCATCTGGCTCTGCAGCACACTGAGCAGAGCGTCTCCTCTCACCTGAATCTGCAGCACACTGCGCTGAGCGTCTCCTCTCATCTGGCTCTGCAGCACACTGCGCTGAGCGTCTTCTCTCACCTGAATCTGCAGAACAGAGCATCTCCTTACCTGGCTCTGCAGCACACTGAGCAGAGCATCTCCTCTCACCTGGCTCTGCAGCACACTGAGTGGAGCGTCTTCTCtgccggccatcttggaaaccTGTCTCCAGCTCTGCGCTGAGCGTGTCTGCCTGAGCAGAGCGATGTACGCGGAGAAGATATCGGCTTTGACGTTCTCCTCGCGCTCCTTAAAGCGAAGAACGAGTGCAGGGGCCGCTGTGTGGTACAATTCCAGCAGCAGGTCCGGTCTGGCGCTGATCAGGGACTCCAGGCACTTagctgcagagcgtcgcaccttCCAGCTCATGTCATCGTCATCGCTGTACTCATCGTCACTCTCTGCCGGACACACAGACTCGGATTAAACAGGATCCCCTCACATCCCAACTCTTAATGTCCCAAACATGTTACACTGAAGTAAGAGCACCCTcttgtgtcaccgtgtcaccctgctgtaCACTTCATGTACAACaggtcccctctgtgtcactgtgtcaccctgctggacACTCCATGTACAACaggtcccctctgtgtcactgtgtcaccctgctggacACTTCATGTACAGCAGGTCCCCTcttgtgtcaccctgctgggCACTTCATGTACAGCAGGTCCCCTCTTGTGTCACCATGTCACCCTGCTGGACACTCCATGTACAAAaggtcccctctgtgtcactgtgtcaccctgctggacACTCCATGTACAATAGGTCCCctctttgtcactgtgtcaccctggagTGGGAAGGACAAACTAATTAATTTTGTACCTTGCTCTTCCTCGCTCTCCATCTCCATGACTTCCTCATCCTCTTCCTCGCTGTCATAGTTGTAGTTAGGATCGTAGGCGATGTATTTCAGGCACAGCTCCGTCACGGTGGGGACGTGCTCGGAGATCTCCTTGGGGCATCTTTTGATGAAGGACTTCAGGGCCTGGAAGCACTGCTCCTGCAACTCGTCATCCTCCACCTTACAGAACCTCACCACCAGAGGCACGATTCTCTCTAGATGTggccctggggagggggggggggggaggtagagcatagagagagaaggtgaggaaGAGTCATTTATAAATTGATACAATTTTACATTACAGTGTTTATATCGTGACCCTCTGGACTGGGAACTCCATGGAGCAGAGCCCCCTATCCCCCACCCCAGTCTGTGCCACGTGGCACTATCCCCCCGCTCACATAGTCTGTGTAACGTGGCACTGATCCCCACTCCCCTTACCTAGTCTGTGTAACGTGGCActgaccccccactccccttaccTAGTCTGTAACATGGCActgaccccccactccccttaccTAGTCTGTAACGTGGCACTGATCCCCACTCTCCTTACCTAGTCTGTGTAACGTGGcactcaccccccactccccttaccTAGTCTGTAACATGGCACTGACCCCCCCAGTCCCCTTACCTAGTCTGTGTAACGTGGCActgaccccccactccccttaccTAGTCTGTGTAACGTGGCActgaccccccactccccttaccTAGTCTGTGTAACATGGCACTGACCCCCCCAGTCCCCTTACCTAGTCTGTGTAACGTGACActgaccccccactccccttaccTAGTCTGTAACATGGCACTGACCCCCCCAGTCCCCTTACCTAGTCTGTAACGTGGCActgacccccccactccccttaccTAGTCTGTGTAACGTGGCActgaccccccactccccttaccTAGTCTGTAACATGGCACTGACCCCCCCAGTCCCCTTACCTAGTCTGTAACGTGGCActgaccccccactccccttaccGAGTCTGTGTCCCGCCTGCCAGCTGACGGTCGCCACGCACTGGATGTAGGTCCTGGTGGTGGACGTGGACTCATTCTTCCTCAGCTCCGCCACAAGGTGTTCCACGAGTTCTGTGAACAGGTTCCCACTGCAGGTCTGCACCAGGTACCCCAGTGCCAGGACTGCCCTCTTCCTGACGGCGAGCCGGGGGCTGGTGAGCTGGGGGAGGAGGCAGCTCAGAATGGACGGGTGGAAAGTGAAGAGGGTCCCTCCTAACCTGCTAGGGACACACGGATGGGTCAGAGAGCAGCTAGTAACCGTGTTACTCAGTAAAATGGGAGGATAACAGACAGAGCACACAATGCCTCATAAACGTCCAAATTACTGGGATTACCTGCCCAGCATGTCGGACAGGATGTCCAGCGCCTCCAGCTGGACCGCCGCGTCCTCCTGCTTCCCAATGGCTCCGGTCAGCTGTCCTGTGATCTTTCTGCACACGTTGGTGGCCAGCGCTGACCCTGCAGGGGGACCCGGGGGAGAGGTGACAGCCACTGTATGTGAccagcaaacaaaaagaaaacgtGCCCTGCAAATCCAAATATCAGGGGCACCAAAGAAAAACAGTCGCACTAAAAAGCAGGTAACAATTTCTGTATCTGTAACAAACGTCACAAAGCAAATCCTCCTTTATCAGGACTAGTATTCGTCTCAGGTGACACACGGCACCATTGCTTTGTCGTTGCACTAGGACCAGTTTGTACTCCTGGCCCATATACATATTATGCTGTGAAGCAATATATTCCCCTTGCTTGGGGAAACTTCAGCCCCGTTCATTTCACAGAATAGTAAATGTGGGTATCTGAGTTCTGCATTGTATGCACACGGTCGCATACTCTCTATTCTGTCGTATTCTCATGTGCGCACACATGCATGCTCCCATGCGCAtacacgtttattcacatgcgcaCACATGTATTCTCATGTGCGCGCACATGTACATACTCCCATGCGCGCGCATGTACATACTCCATACTCCCATGCGTGCGCACGTACGTACGTACTCCCCATGCGCACACGTGCATACTCCATGCGCGCACGTACATTCTACCATGCGCGCACACTTCCATGCACACACCTGACCATGCACACACACGTCCGATACTCGTGCAGCCGCCTGACCTCTCCCTACCTGTGCTTGCTGGGGGAAGCTCTGATATCACCGTCTTTAACCCGATGCTGCAGATATCTCGCAGCTGCTCTTTGTCAGATAACATGTTGCTGCACAGTGTGTCCACAATCATCTCCACCTGATACTCCTTCACCTTCCTCACCAGGGGGCCCAGgctgggaaggagagtgagagaggggggatagcaCCCAGGAAATCACAGACCGTGCACTGTCACTGCAAAACTGGTGCCAAAATCACAGATTGAAAAACTGATTTCTCTCCTTGGTAAAAAGAGTGATGTTTTATTTCTAGCCCAAATTGTTGCAGTTTTGCCAGGTAACTTTAATAAACAGCCCCCTGTTGTGTCAATCGTCTTAGTGTGATTTGTGTCAGATCAAGTTTAGGTGTCGGGGTCACATGGGCTAGGAACTGATTTAATAAAAAGGTTCCTGCGGCCAGTGAAGCAAGATGCAGATTAATGGAGTGCAGTGAGCGGGGGATGGAGTGAGGTGAGTGGTGGATGGAGTGAGGTGGGTGGTGGATGGAGTGCAGTGAGCGGTGGATGGAATGAGGTGAGTGGTGGATGGAGTGCAGTGAGTGATGAATGGAGTGAGGTGAGCCGTGGATGGAATGAGGTGAGCCATGGATGGATGGAATGAGATGAGTGGTGGATGGAGTGCAGTGAGTGGGGGATGGAGTGAGGTGAGCCGTGGATGGATGGAATGAGATGAGTGGTGGATGGAATGAGGTGAGCCATGGATGCCAGTGAGGTGAGCCGTGGATGGAATGAGGTGAGTGGTGGATGGAATGAGGTGAGTGGTGGATGGAGTGAGGTGAGCCGTGGATGCAGTGAGGTGAGCCGTGGATGGAGTGAGGTGAGCCGTGGATGGAATGAGGTGAGCCGTGGATGGATGGAATGAGGTGAGCCGTGGATGGATGGAATGAGGTAAGCCGTGGATGGATAAAGCGAGATGAGTGGTGGATGGAATGAGTTGAGGGGTGGATGC from Ascaphus truei isolate aAscTru1 chromosome 17, aAscTru1.hap1, whole genome shotgun sequence carries:
- the LOC142468281 gene encoding cullin-associated NEDD8-dissociated protein 1-like isoform X3; this encodes MFMATNDLMVELQKDSIKLDEDCEKKVVKMLLNLLEDKNGEVQNLAVKCLGPLVRKVKEYQVEMIVDTLCSNMLSDKEQLRDICSIGLKTVISELPPASTGSALATNVCRKITGQLTGAIGKQEDAAVQLEALDILSDMLGSRLGGTLFTFHPSILSCLLPQLTSPRLAVRKRAVLALGYLVQTCSGNLFTELVEHLVAELRKNESTSTTRTYIQCVATVSWQAGHRLGPHLERIVPLVVRFCKVEDDELQEQCFQALKSFIKRCPKEISEHVPTVTELCLKYIAYDPNYNYDSEEEDEEVMEMESEEEQESDDEYSDDDDMSWKVRRSAAKCLESLISARPDLLLELYHTAAPALVLRFKEREENVKADIFSAYIALLRQTRSAQSWRQVSKMAGREDAPLSVLQSQVPSVVKSLHRLFRDKSVKSRQGCFAVLTELTIALPGCLSQHIPALVPGLLFSLTDKSSSSNMRLDTMSFLHVLLSSHPPECFQPHLSAILPPVVTCIADPFYKITSEALLVAQQLVRVIRPLDQPLASPTSPYVRELFNATLKRLQAADIDQEVKERALSCMGHLICHHGDQLGGDLQPTLCLFLERLRNEITRLTAVKALTLIAGSPLRIDLRPLLKEALPVLASFLRKSQRALRLGTVAALGVLVRNYSDCLKPPMVDPLLGELPPLLAESDMHVAQVTVDFLTILVTAHPASLPKLGPRVLPQLFQLVHSPLLQGGALSSIQSFFRVLVLSRTPHLGYAELLKQLTGPVHSSGPGATPHKQAFHSVAKCVAALAGACPKESAASVTQFIQDAKSPRVGDPVKVLAFLALAEIGREKSLGGQQRELKSVILEAFVSPSEEVKSAASYALGNASVGSPADFLPFLLQEIGAQPRRQYLLLHSLKEALSSLPSEELKPYQEDVWSLLLQHCQGAEEGTRNVVAECLGKLTLVSPAQLLPRLCKQLSSGSPHTRSTVVTAIKFTISDQPAPIDSLLQGCIGEFLKTLQDSDPNVRRVALVMFNSAAHNKPSLVRDLLGSVLPPLYNETRVRRELVREVEMGPFKHTVDDGLDVRKAAFECMYTLLESCLDQLDIYEYLNHVEDGLKDHYDIRMLTFIILTRLSALCPSTVLQRLDQLIEPLRATCTTKVKAGSVKQEFEKQDELKRSAMRAIAALLVIPEVEKSQGMSEFLSQIRANPELSSLFESIQKDAVTLCSADAMDVS
- the LOC142468281 gene encoding cullin-associated NEDD8-dissociated protein 1-like isoform X4, coding for MIVDTLCSNMLSDKEQLRDICSIGLKTVISELPPASTGSALATNVCRKITGQLTGAIGKQEDAAVQLEALDILSDMLGSRLGGTLFTFHPSILSCLLPQLTSPRLAVRKRAVLALGYLVQTCSGNLFTELVEHLVAELRKNESTSTTRTYIQCVATVSWQAGHRLGPHLERIVPLVVRFCKVEDDELQEQCFQALKSFIKRCPKEISEHVPTVTELCLKYIAYDPNYNYDSEEEDEEVMEMESEEEQESDDEYSDDDDMSWKVRRSAAKCLESLISARPDLLLELYHTAAPALVLRFKEREENVKADIFSAYIALLRQTRSAQSWRQVSKMAGREDAPLSVLQSQVPSVVKSLHRLFRDKSVKSRQGCFAVLTELTIALPGCLSQHIPALVPGLLFSLTDKSSSSNMRLDTMSFLHVLLSSHPPECFQPHLSAILPPVVTCIADPFYKITSEALLVAQQLVRVIRPLDQPLASPTSPYVRELFNATLKRLQAADIDQEVKERALSCMGHLICHHGDQLGGDLQPTLCLFLERLRNEITRLTAVKALTLIAGSPLRIDLRPLLKEALPVLASFLRKSQRALRLGTVAALGVLVRNYSDCLKPPMVDPLLGELPPLLAESDMHVAQVTVDFLTILVTAHPASLPKLGPRVLPQLFQLVHSPLLQGGALSSIQSFFRVLVLSRTPHLGYAELLKQLTGPVHSSGPGATPHKQAFHSVAKCVAALAGACPKESAASVTQFIQDAKSPRVGDPVKVLAFLALAEIGREKSLGGQQRELKSVILEAFVSPSEEVKSAASYALGNASVGSPADFLPFLLQEIGAQPRRQYLLLHSLKEALSSLPSEELKPYQEDVWSLLLQHCQGAEEGTRNVVAECLGKLTLVSPAQLLPRLCKQLSSGSPHTRSTVVTAIKFTISDQPAPIDSLLQGCIGEFLKTLQDSDPNVRRVALVMFNSAAHNKPSLVRDLLGSVLPPLYNETRVRRELVREVEMGPFKHTVDDGLDVRKAAFECMYTLLESCLDQLDIYEYLNHVEDGLKDHYDIRMLTFIILTRLSALCPSTVLQRLDQLIEPLRATCTTKVKAGSVKQEFEKQDELKRSAMRAIAALLVIPEVEKSQGMSEFLSQIRANPELSSLFESIQKDAVTLCSADAMDVS